From Cucumis melo cultivar AY chromosome 3, USDA_Cmelo_AY_1.0, whole genome shotgun sequence:
ATATCAATAATACTACCTAACTTGGATCTAAGGCTAGTGTACAATTCTTTATAGGACATATGTTCATTAACTGTAATCTCGGACACACTAAAACTAACGTAATTGTGCGATTCATTGAAAAAACCATCGAAGTAGACTGCAATTTTGGCCATCCTGACAAACATATTACAAATATATGAAACTATTACTGAATGTCCACATGTATGTATTATGGTAAATAATAAGGGATATCATGATCATCAATAAATGTAtgataatttatttatattgatataatataaaggggtatatatttacaaaaacaTATAAGATAAATAACTAATGTATCAAAACTTATATGTCTAAAATACATCGTCGAAAATATAACGTTAGACGTTATGGGAATGCTATGATTTAATGGAGTACAAAACATTAGAGGAATTGAGGAACATAAAGAACTGGATATATGTGAAGGCGGTGGAAGAATAAGAAGTTTCTGATAGTGATAGAATAAGAAGTTTCCGACGGTGAAGGATTACCGTCGGTGGAAGAAATATCCAACTGTGGAATAAATTTACGGCAGGGAAGAAATTGAATTGGTGAGCGGAAGACGGtggaagaaaaaatgaaattaagaaaactaattttgaataatatttctatattaaaacatatattatttgatattaattaAAATGCATTTAGTAAGAAAACGAATTTTGAATTATTGCATATTaattaaggaaataataatttagacaattatgataacaataatgtaattaagaaaataattaattcttATTTTCGAAATTGGTATATAATTAATGCTAATCACAAGGATAAAATCGTCTTAAAAATAACAGAATTTCTATTCAcgtaaaaaaatataaatataggaTATTTGTGAAATTTCGTAGGTAAAATTATGTCTTTTCTCTAAATCTTTTGATTTATTCTTGCTCTGGCCTTTTGGGGCTTGGCATAGGCTCGCCTTCACCTGAGCCAAGGGTGAACAAATCTGGCCCAATTTTGGGTTTGTTTCTTCAATCTTTTTTTGTGCTTACTCTTTTAACCATCGTTCTTTGAGTCCACGGTCAACAAATCCTATTTAcgaatttttaaaaacattgtTATACATTCGGAGCGGAAAAaattagggtaattataatcaataacaatttttagaataattattaagtatgtagcaatattttaaaaaaattgcaaatatagcaaaatttatcaacgataggagtctatcactgatagaccatataGTAAAtgttgaatataattgctacattttcAACTATCCCAAAAAATTAGGCTACTATAAAGAAAGTCATTCAAGCCCATGTAAATCTAAAAGAACCGGGTGGGGCCATTTTTGTTCGTAATTGTGTCGTTGAGGCCGAACCAAACCGACTCTCGTCACCGTGACGATCACAGAAACGATAGATCGGTCGAAACCGATTCTCTCTCTTACCTAAAGCGACGTATCGAACGCTGTATTGAAGTTGTATTCATTGGCTTCCTGTATTTCAAGTAACCCTGCAGTTTACCCCAATGTATTTTCTCTCTAATTTCACTTAAATTTCATCACTAACAGAAGAATTTTCGGCTTCTTCTTCGTGGTTGCGCACCTATAAGCACACTCTTTGGTTCCCAGGTTCAGTTTTTACTCTCTCACATTTTGTTCTAAATTTTTCTTGTTAGCTACAGATTTCATACTCTTGTCAGGTGATTTTCTCTTGACTTTAGATACTTGTTTCTCCGGTTCAGGTTTTATGTTTTATCTTATTTTCTCACATTTTCGTTaaattttgttgaattttttgTGCTGGTGAAGTTGGTTCTCTTGAATTCTATCATATGCAACATCACCTCTCTCTATATGTATGCATATTTTTCTTATGTATTTATGAatttatatgtatgtatattggaTTTTACCTTTGTGTAACATAGTAATTAGTTGCTTTATATGCAGAAAAGAGCTTAACTCAACTAGCATCGGCATGTCTAGTGGATCAAGAATTCTGTGATTCAAATCCCCACCCCTTGTACTCAAAAGAAAGTAGTGGCTTTATGTTCCTTTTCATTTAGATATTCATTTGAGTTAATTTTTTGTTGTCTGCTTACTCCTACTATAGTTTGCCTTTCCATCTCAATTACATTTTAATTGTTTGAGCTTTGCTCTATCTTTTGTTAAAATAGTTATAGAATGGGTAGAAGGAAGCAAAAGCAACCTCATTGCTCTGGGGGAATAAGATTTGAAGACCGTGGGGATCCCAAGACACAACTTGATATTAATGGGGTTGCGGAAACTGCTGCGGAAACATCAGACATCAAACTTGACGAGGTTAACGAGCCCATTTTTGTTGAAGTTGATCGAAGTGGATGGTATTCCAATGAGCACTATGATATTTCTGAAGTTTTTCTAGTGGATGTAAGGTTAGAAAACCCTTTTGTCCGTTTTTGCTTGGATAAAAGTATTCGTGAGAACTCGAGATACTCGTTAAGGTTTCGGTTGTGCAATGTAAATGGATCTCTCCTTGATCGTATTAAGTTTGGTCATTGGCCTGTTTTATCTTCAaatgatatatttttggaaCTTATTGAGAGAGACATCGAGGAAGATGTGAAAGCTTGCTCGGTGGTGTTATCGGGTAATTTTGATGGACCTGATGAGGCCATTTCTGGACTTGTTCATCTTGCAAATCTGAAGCTTATGACGTTGAGGCCAGTTGATGGTGTTTCTTTTTCCCAAAATACAGGATCTCTGAGGTTGAGGGTGGAAATACTATCGAGTGCTTTTGATGCTTGTGAGTCAATATTTGATAATGGCAGGCAGTTGTGGAAAAAGAGTATGATGAATACCATTGCTTGGTTGCGCCCTGAAGTAGTATTATCTGAGGTCAAGTATGGAGTTGTTAAATCGACTAATATGGACACTCATTTGCATCATGAGCCGGGGGATGACGCGTCCAACTCTAGAAAACATGTAAATTTTGATACTATTAGCTTTTATGACGCCATTAAGCCATCCAAGTGAGTATAGTTAGTGCTCATTTACTCGTgtatttagttttaatttacaGAACGTCTTTGTTTTTCTGCCTTTCCCATTTTTTCATTACTAATGATATAAGTTCAATGTAGAGATGAACCCGGGCTTGATGAAGACATTCCCAATTTGCTTCCGAAACTAAGACCTTATCAACGTCGTGCTGCCTACTGGATGGTACAGCGGGAGAAAGGATTTTCCGGAAATTCAGGTTTGGGGGAAAATGTGCAGCTTATATCTCCCTTGTGTATGGCCCTGAAATGTCTTAACACTTGTTTGAGAGTGTTCTACAATCCTTTCAGGTACCACCATCTTTACTTTTGAGTGTGGCTTTGTGGCATGAATAAAGTTGAAAATATGTGTTTGTCGATGTAGGTAGGAAAACCTACTTTTCCTCTTGTATGCTTACTTCTGTTTATCTCCAGTGGAAATCTTACTTTGAATGCAGAGCAAATTTTGCCACATGTTTACGGGGGTATTCTAGCTGGTAATTCCCACTAATGAAAATTCATTACATTTTCCTGAGCTTGGCATTTCATTGATTATGAGCATGACCTCTGATACAATTAGCTATTCTTATGGTCTTTATTTTGTCTGAATGATTCGATTTTTGCAGATGAGATGGGTCTAGGAAAAACTATTGAGCTACTGGCATGCATACTTTCTCATCAGATGTCAGTGTTTGAAGGTGGAAAAGGGTTTGATGTTGAAGTCCGACAGCTTGTTGAAGATCAGAGAACTGAATTTAAAAGATTGAAAAGGGAGCGTGTTGAGTGTCTGTGTGGAGCTGTTAGTGAAAATTACAGATACAAAGGGTTGTGGGTGCAATGTGATATTTGTGATGCATGGCAACATGCTGACTGCGTTGGTTATTCACCTAAAGGAAGAATTGTCAAACCCGTTGACACTGAGGATGGGAACAGTAGAAGGGAAAAGAGAAACAATAAGAATACATTAAATGTAATTGTTAGAGCTGAGGAACATGTCTGTACACCTTGCTTAGAGCTGATGCAGGCTACTGATTCTCCAATGGCTACAGGTGCAACTCTAATTGTCTGTCCTGCTCCCATATTATTCCAGTGGCAAGCTGAGATTTTACGGTATACTCTCATTTGACCATATTTCTACTTGTATCATTCATGAAAGTGCCTTtgcatttgattttttttacacCTGCAACTTTACCACCTCTATTAACTTGGAAATGTTGCTGAGTCACTTGTGACTACTGACTATATCAGGTTTGAAAAGCGGCAGCCAaatttacaatttttctttcaataagACATTGAATTACTTAATAATGCATGGTGGATCTCCTTATTCTCCTAAGAACAGCAGACAAGAATTACAAAATATACTTCTGCTGTCTAATATCATGAAGCTTTCACTTGATTAGATGCTTTACATCTGAGCATGATGGTTCCTATGATGAGCTTAGGACATCATACGTCAATTCACTTATGTGATATTAGCTTTTAGTAGAAAGAAATATGTGAGTTCTTCTTTGCTGtggccaatttttttttattgaaagcaataaacacgaaaccAAACTTACGTAGAAACCCAAGAATCGGGAGAAAAACTAcgatttttttagttttgttattttttgataatcatacaataggtacaagaggggaataaatagaaaagtacaaagagataaaaaaaggaaagaatattgtTAGACCTCCTCCTATTAAGTTTGTATATaagagaagaaataaaaaataaatactgTTAGTAGGTTAAGTAGTTAAGAGTTTGTTAAAGTCAGTCGGTTATGGGTTAGTATAAATACTGTTAGAAAGGTGGGAAAGGGCATGAGAGAATTGAGTAAGAAGTGGCTGTTGATTCTAGAGAGGAACAACAGAGATTGTTATGCGAATTGAGTTTCTCTCAATTCGAttaataattccatattgaaATAAAGTCAAATTTCATACCAAAGGTGGAGTTCCATCAAATATTTAGGGTAAATCTCCCCGATGGGCTAaacccactaattctaacactccccctcaagttgggacgtaaatattaatgaggcccaacttgctaacacaaaagttGAAGTTTGGTTTAAGAAGTCCCTTGGTGAGGACATCAGCAACCTGTTGGCTCGAAGGGATGTATGGAATGCCTATGCTCctactgtcaagtctttctttgatgaaatgccgatcaatctcaacatgtttagttctatcatgctgAACTGCGTttttagcaatactaatagcggctttattattACAAAAGAGCTTGAATGGAGTCttacattcctgatgaagatcagacaggactttctggagccaaatttccttacatattcccaaactcatagctctaTATTCGGCCTCAGCATTGcctcctggccacaacactttgcttcttatttctccaagttacaagattgcctcAAACAAATGTACAATAACTGGAGGTAGTCTGTCAACAACAGATCCTGCCCAGTCCGAGttagtatatgcctcaatggtctttctgtctgtctttctaaacatcaaccctttaccaagTGTCGTTTTTAAGTATCTCAGAATTCTTTTGACAGCTTTCATGTGTTCCTTttagggagcctgcataaactgactgacaacactcacaacaaaggaaatatcaggacgagtatgggataagtaaaaccaatttacccacaaggcgctgatattattctttatcaactggaacttgatcatcagagtttcctagtttacagttcaattcaataggagtgttagcaggacgacatcccaacatacctgtctcggttagcaaatcaagggtgtattttctttgagacacggagatgccttctttagatttggccacctccattccaaggaaatatttcgagatttctcaaatccttgatttcaaattcattacccATTCTCTGCTTAAGTTGATTGATTTCTGCCTGATCATCTCCAGATAAAacgatgtcatccacataaattATCAGAACTGCAATCTTCCCTGTCTtggaaacttttgtaaataaagtatgatcAGAATGTCCCTGACTGTACCTTTGGGATTTGACAAAGGGAGTGAATATGTCAAACCATGTTCTGGGTGATTGTTTCAGACTATATAAGGATTTTTGAAGTTTACAAACctgctgaccaaattgggcttcaaacccaggtggggggctcatgtagacctCCTCTACTAGATCTCCATTCAAAAAGGCATTTTTGACATCCAGCTGATATAGAGATCGATCTTTGTTTACAGCAACAAAAAGGACTCTgacagtattcaacttagcaacaggagaaaaagtttttgaataatcaacaccataggtttgagtaaacccttttgcaactaaccttgccttgtgtccgTCAAGTGTTCCATTTACTTTATATTTGAGAGTgaatacccatttgcatcccacaGGCTTGTGTCGCTTGGGTAGAGCACAAATCTCCCAAgtgttattcttttcaagagctttcatctcttccatgataacattcttccattcaggacatTCTAAAGCAATGTGAATATTTTACTGTAttgtggtagagtcaaggctgaCAGTAAAGGCTCTGAACTGTGGTGAGAGATTCTCGTATGACACATAATTAGATATGGAGTGCTTTGTACCGGACCtagtaccttttctcaatgcaataGGAAGATCATGAGAAGGATCATACTTGTTAATTTtccttgtatgaccctgttcagtTTCATTGTTACTAGTTTCTGTTCTGAATTTAGTCTCATTCATCACCACTGTCCTTTTCTTCCATGTTTTCAAGAACAACAACATCAGACCTGTCATTCTTACTtattgtattattagtacaaggttcaATAGGATTTTCCATACTTTGATCTCGAGGAGGTTCAGAGTCTTGGATTGGAGTCGACGGctgactagtaggggacccgACTTCCTTTATGAGATTTCCCCTGTAATACGTTTTCCAGgaaacttggtttgtgggtaggaTTATAGGATGATGATCAATTTCAGACACGGTTCTAGGAATAGGTTCGataaattcaaaggtgttgTTAGACTACTCTTCACCCACACTCTCCCCCTAAAGATGGCTAACGGAAAATAGGGTCGATCCTCACAAAAAGTAACATCCACAGTGACAAAGCATTTTCTGGACgacgggtgaaaacatttataacgcgctggtgaaggggatacccaacaaacacaagCCTGAacccgaggggtaaatttggtctgattagggccaaaaTTGTGGACATAAGCGGTACGCCTAAACACTCGAAGAGGAACCTCCGAAACAAGATGAGTAGAGGGGTAGGACTCCCTTAAGACattctaagggagtctgaaggtggaggatacgagaagacattctattgattaaatgagctactgtaagaatagcatctccccaaaGGTtcagggaagtggaaagcataagggaaCGGGCTACTTCCAGAAGGTGACAATTTTTTCGCTCGAcaactccattttgttgaggagtgtaggcgtatgagttttggtgaacaatccccttggaggctataaattcactaaggttattgttttggaatttttgaccattatcactccgaagaataacaatttttttttttatggaattgTGTTTCAATGATGTGATAGAAGTTTTAGAAAATAGAGGAAACTTCAGATTTATCGGTGATAAGGTAGAtccaggtaagacgggtatgatcatcaatgaaagttaTAAACCACTGTTTCTCAGATGAGGTGATGACCTTGGagggaccccaaacgtcactatggataagGGTAAAGGGTTGTgtgggtttatatggttgtgaaggaaaagaaactcgatgttgttttgcccgaatgcacacatcacaagataacaAGGAGACATCTATTTTAGGAAAGAGATGaggaaacaaatatttcatataagTAAAGTTCGGGTGACCCaatcgaaaatgccacaacgtAAAGTCatgttcagaagtgctaaaataggaagacagtaaactagtcctagagatactactaccagaggtatcatcatcaaggatgtaaagtcctcTGCTATGTCGGACAGTGTTAATCGTCCTCTCCGAACTCAAGTCCTGAAAGCAAATAGATTCCGGTAAGAAAGTAGTTTTACAGTGCAGCTCACGGGTGATCTTActgatagataacaaattgtaagaaagcttaggcacatgcaaaacattctagAGAGAGAAACCGTCAAAGAAAACTATTTGTCCTTTCTCAGCAATCGGGGCTAAAGAGCCATCGACTATCCAGATTTTCTCATTACCAGCACAGCGGTATAAGAGACAAAATGCTCTGAAAAACCTGTTAAGTGTTCTGTGGCCTCTGAGTCCAAAATCCAAGGATTTTCCCATCAAAACTAGTAAGGCCAAGGGACTGAGACATACTTGACTGAGCAATGACGCTTAGAATAGAAGAGCTGGTTTGACTTGCAGTAGGGCCAGTTGGCTGAGAGGTACTGGCAGTCTCCCTAACATCGGTACGCCTTGAATTCTATTGCTCGTTGGAGGAATGTTTGTTACCTCTTGGGGGCTGACCGTAGAGTTTCCAACACCGATTCTTGGTATGCCATTGTTTTTTGCAGTGCTCACTCACGAGAATTGGTTTCCCATTATTCTTTTCATTATCATGGGTCCATGATCGAGCACTAAAAGCAGCAGagttagttatataatttgaaggcacattagaaaacaaaattactGGGTTCTTGGAATATATCGGTAGATCGGTCGATTTAGACTGTACCTAGGATGCACCAACTTCAAAAATAGCTCTCCTGTAGGTTTGGTTAATTCCGAGACCACAAACATTTGGCTGTCCATAACCGGAGGGTGCCGATGACTCGCCTGCTTCAATCCCCAATCTGTTATGGAGTTGGTCAGCCTCGTTCCTACAGAAGAAAGGTTGCTGTAAAGGGTCGACGGATAGATTTGCATTGCTGTATAGACTTGACAGTTCTGCAGGTTGCTGTCCGGCAACGATGGGCGGCGTGTGCAGCGGCGAATGACTTGAAGGGTGAGATGGTTGGACAGGTGACGGCACGTAGAATCGAATGGGGTGGACAGTGAGATTAATGGACGGCGGTAGTGGGCCCACGCTCCCGACAGCGGCTTGTGAGGTTGTTTCTGGCCGGAAGGTTGCGTGGATGGTGGCAAGGGTTGGCCCATTGGATAAATCGGCGGTGTCTGAATCCTTTGGAGTAGTTTTTCCATGGTGATGTCAACGGCGGTAGCTTCTGTTTTGGTCTGggttttttctaaacttttatcTCGGGTTTCGTTGTTTCTTTGctttgataccatattgaaagcgaTAAACACGAAATCaagcttacgtggaaacccgaaaATTGGAAGAAAAATCACGATGTTTTATTTTCTGATAatcatacaataggtacaagaggggaataaatagaaaagtacaaatagataaaaaaaggaaagaatatttaggaTAAATCTCCCCAATGGGCTAAGCCcactaattttaacatttttaatgATAAAGTGCCAATCTAGTTCTAGTATGGATAGGGAGATTTTTATGAACCCCTGGGAAGAAATCACATTGGGTTGGAATTGTTTTAGTGATGAAAATGAAGGTGTCAAATGATGAGCTGAGTTAAAAGCTGTGGTTTCATTGACGTTACTCCATTTCGATTTCATTTTCTTTGTAGATTATGGCTGCATCTGTTTTTGTTTTCACATGCACGCATATCATCTTTGACCAGATGTTTTTATGAAAAGACTTGATACTAGTTCACTTAAAGGTTTTTGCATTTGGTAGTGCAAGCTGACTTTTCAGTTATTATTTATTATCCCAGTCATACTCGTCCAGGTTCAATAAAACTACTTGTCTACGAGGGAGTGAGGGATACTTCTCTTTTAGGCACATTGTCTGTTCAGATTAACGATCTTATCAACTCTGATATAGTCTTAACATCATATGATGTGCTTAAAGAAGACCTATCACATGATTCTGATAGGCATGAAGGTGATCGTCGCTTCATGAGATTCCAGAAGAGGTCGGTTCTTACCATCTTGAGAAATGTTccttaaattaatttaattgctTATTTCTTACACCGTAACTAGTTAATGTAATATTTTAGATTAAGGCCGTAGTCTCTTGTTTTAACCAATTTGCTTCTAGAGATAATATCTTTTGTATCCTTCTACAtgtgaatctttttttttttttttccttttgataAAGAAACATTTCATTGGTATATGAAATCAGTGGAGAACCCCAAACACCATAAGTTGGTTACATTAGAGAATGCCAATTACTGACTAAAAAGGATAAGCTATAATGAGTAAAAGAGTGCTCTGTTTTGCACCAAGAAAAAGCCGTAGACAAGACTAATTCCATAAAACAATAAAGGAGGAAAAAGAATCTTTATTCCCTTAATATCTTTGTTTACTACATTGGAACAATTTGACTGCAGAGTTGTAGTGGTATGCTTGTGTTTCTACTTCCAAGTAATTTTAAGTTTCTAACAAGATCGGTCCCTATTTGATTTCTTGTCAGTCATAGGGATTTGGGGGAAATGTTTTAAGGAAATGTTGACATATTTTCTTCAGTGTAGTTCTCTTTCAAAActgaaaattttgataatttatCCGGACTGTTCATGTTAGGTACCCTGTTATCCCTACCCCTCTCACTAGGATATTTTGGTGGAGGATTTGTTTGGATGAGGGACAAATGGTAGAGAGCAATGCTACTGCTGCTACTGAAATGGCTTCACGACTTTATGCTAGTCACCGCTGGTGCATCACAGGGACTCCCATACAAAGGAAACTTGAAGATTTATATGGATTACTGCGATTTCTGAAAGCAAGTCCATTTAATGTTCATAAATGGTGGGTTGAAGTTATAAGAGATCCATATGAGGTACGTGGCTTTCAAAGATTTGTTCAATCATGGTTATGGAGAAAGGgaaaggaaagagagagaaaatgccTCATAAAACCTTTGTTGGCCTTTGTCATCACAGCAACTCAGCCGTTGttactattttttatatattatcttttCTTACTTCTTCTTTAAGTATTATTCTGGGATTGCTTCATTGCTGTCATTGGCCCatgttgttttttattttgacTTTCCTGATTCCTTTTATCTTTTACCAACAATTTGCAGAGGAGGGATCCTGGTGCTATGGAATTCACACACAAATTCTTTAAGCAAATAATGTGGCGTTCTTTAAAAATACACGTTACAGATGAATTGCAGCTACCTCCCCAGGAGGAGCAAGTCACTTGGCTAAAGTTTTCACCAGTTGAAGAGCATTTTTACCAGAGGCAGCATGAAACTTGTGTGAGTTATGCCCGTGAAGTTATTCAAGGTTTAAAAGATGATTTTGTCAAAAGGAAAGTCCCAGGTTGTTAGTGATTGATTGTGACTTACATTCAAAAATCATATTTCTctgttcatatatatatattgccaTTATAAGGAAGAAGGTTGCTGTTAATATAACTTACATTGTTTTACTGCTTTCAGATTGTGTTTCTTCTGATATTCCATCTGATCTTCTTGTCACCCATGCCGATGCTGGTAAGCTGCTGAGCACACTTTTGAAACTTCGCCAAGCTTGCTGTCACCCACAAGTAGGAAGTTCGGGACTACGCTCATTGCAACAATCCCCAATGACAATGGAGGAAATATTGATGGTATTCCTCAAGTAAAGATATGTGAGTTTTCATGAAATCTGGTGTGCGACTTTAGCCTAAGTGGTCTTATTTTCAGGTCCTTGTTAGTAAGACGAGGATAGAAGGAGAGGAAGCTCTGAGGAGGTCAGTTGTTGCTTTGAATGCACTTGCTGGAATAGCTATTATTGTGAAGAAATTTTTTGAAGCCTTCTCACTATATAAAGAAGCTCTAGAATTGGCAGAGGAGAACATTGAAGATTTTCGCTTAGATCCTCTATTGAGCATTCACATCCATCACAATCTTGCTGAGATACTTCCATTAGCCGTGAACCAGTCACAATCTCGTTTAAAAGATCAATTTTGTCCAAGAACTTGCGAAGTGAAGGCATCCAGGATGGATGACTCTGAAAAGTATGTTGGTCATGTTCATATCATGAAGAAACAAAAAGTTAGTGAGACCCTGTATGCTACTTGCAGTGAAGATAATACAGGGAAGATGATAGACCATCCTCTTCAGCTGACAGGAAAAGATACAAACGCCAAAAAGGAAGAAAACTATGAGCCCCATCGGTCAAATAGTTACTTTGATGAAATATTCGTAAGAAAAGTATGTGAGGTTATGAGGCAGAAATATCTAGCTGTCTTTTCCTCAAAGCTATCTATTGCCCAGCAAGAGTTCACAAAGTCCTACATGCAGGTATGTTTCTATATCCTGCTTattggtgatatataattaaattttccttCAACCACAAGCTTAAACTTTTGGATGAATTTGTGGTTTAATATGGTATTAGAGCATGTGGTCCAAGGAGGAGGTCCTGTGTTCAAGCCCTTGCATTGTCACTTCCTCTcgaattaaaattgatttccacttgttgggcttttcaaatatttcaaaccCACAAGTGAGGGGGACTGTTggtaatatataattaaatttgccttcaaccacaagcttaagcttttggatgaattggtggtttaataCTGCTATCTTCCTCTAGGTGGTTACAATGTGTATAGTCATTCACTATATAACTCGTGTAAGATCCTTTTAACAATAAAGATTGATGGTATGATTACCATTATGTTCTATTCAGTTGCTTATTGACCCCTTTATTCTTTGGATGCTTAAATTGTAGTTTCTCTTTCTGATGGATAGTTTGGGTGCAAATTTCACCACTACTAACTTATGTGCCATACCTGTTCGACATGAAATGAAGGTTGGAAGTGAACTCAAAGACAGGGAAAATCTTAACGACGTTTGGTGGTTAGAAGCAGTTCACCATGCTGAACAGAATAAGGACTTCTCTCATGAGTTGATAAGAAAGATTGAAGAGGCTGTATCTGGAAACCTGAACAACTCAAAATCTAGAGTTGGATCTCGGTTAGTGGTGTCGAACTCTCTTTATTACATCATTCTTTTCCTCTGTTCCTACAAATCATGCTTTATGGCATGTATATTGCATGAATATTAACTGATTTTTTAGCTTGACAACAGTTTCCGCAGCATTAGTGCTTTGAAGTATCATGTTCAGAGTGGTTTGGACCTTTTGGAAGCTTCTAGAAAAGTGGTGCTGGATCGACTTTTAGAAATTGATCAGACCATGGAAAATCCAAAAGAAGAAGATATTGAACGTGTTAGGTACTGTCGAAATTGTCAGGCAGACAGTAATGGACCACCTTGTGTTCTTTGTGAACTAGATGAACTATTTCAGGTTCTTCCTGATTAATCCAATTACCTTGATGCTTCCTCTTCGACTTGCATTACGAATATAGGCTCTCTTCTCTTTCTAGGAATACGAGGCAAGACTTTTCCGGCTTAATAAAGTACAAGGAGGAATGGTTACTTCTGTTGAAGAGGCTGTTGAAGCTCAAAAGAAGAAGTCAGCACTCAACCGTTTCTATTGGAG
This genomic window contains:
- the LOC103496631 gene encoding uncharacterized protein LOC103496631 isoform X6, translated to MELLNRLIWTLICIMSRGMTRPTLENIDEPGLDEDIPNLLPKLRPYQRRAAYWMVQREKGFSGNSGLGENVQLISPLCMALKCLNTCLRVFYNPFSGNLTLNAEQILPHVYGGILADEMGLGKTIELLACILSHQMSVFEGGKGFDVEVRQLVEDQRTEFKRLKRERVECLCGAVSENYRYKGLWVQCDICDAWQHADCVGYSPKGRIVKPVDTEDGNSRREKRNNKNTLNVIVRAEEHVCTPCLELMQATDSPMATGATLIVCPAPILFQWQAEILRHTRPGSIKLLVYEGVRDTSLLGTLSVQINDLINSDIVLTSYDVLKEDLSHDSDRHEGDRRFMRFQKRYPVIPTPLTRIFWWRICLDEGQMVESNATAATEMASRLYASHRWCITGTPIQRKLEDLYGLLRFLKASPFNVHKWWVEVIRDPYERRDPGAMEFTHKFFKQIMWRSLKIHVTDELQLPPQEEQVTWLKFSPVEEHFYQRQHETCVSYAREVIQGLKDDFVKRKVPGYCVSSDIPSDLLVTHADAGKLLSTLLKLRQACCHPQVGSSGLRSLQQSPMTMEEILMVLVSKTRIEGEEALRRSVVALNALAGIAIIVKKFFEAFSLYKEALELAEENIEDFRLDPLLSIHIHHNLAEILPLAVNQSQSRLKDQFCPRTCEVKASRMDDSEKYVGHVHIMKKQKVSETLYATCSEDNTGKMIDHPLQLTGKDTNAKKEENYEPHRSNSYFDEIFVRKVCEVMRQKYLAVFSSKLSIAQQEFTKSYMQVGSELKDRENLNDVWWLEAVHHAEQNKDFSHELIRKIEEAVSGNLNNSKSRVGSRFRSISALKYHVQSGLDLLEASRKVVLDRLLEIDQTMENPKEEDIERVRYCRNCQADSNGPPCVLCELDELFQEYEARLFRLNKVQGGMVTSVEEAVEAQKKKSALNRFYWSLLQQDKNSSSSKVGHEEPNKRDVGEKVMVSKHPSELEVVLGVIKNFCKTQLGRESIAAANKQLHLLEYMRKEYGHARSLAIAQAHVLNAHDEIKMATTRLCLRDNDDDSSAFSISEHELPAASVQYSSDKFMSLAMLSRVKGKLRYLKGLVQSKQTIPLHSSSDLALTQEPAITSTAMEQKNENTLKADEESCPICQEKLSNQKMVFQCGHITCCKCLFAMTEKTLHGSKIQTKWVMCPTCRQHTDFGNIAYADDSKNETLDPSTLLETSRKHEMSITVQGSYGTKIEAVVRRILWIKYTDSEAKVLVFSSWNDVLDVLHYAFAANNISFIRMKGGRKSQTAISEFRGQKINAKENKKKRLSTDLPELRSAQVLLLLIQHGANGLNLLEAQHVVLVEPLLNPAAEAQAISRVHRIGQENKTFVHRFIVKDTVEESIYKLNRSRESSSFITGNAKNQDQPFLTLKEVESLFASKASPLGENDDKGSETLRQLAPSMAATIAAERRLREHTT